The Terriglobales bacterium genomic interval CCTCCAACGTGCTCTTCCTGGGCACCGAGTTCGGGCTGTGGATCTCGGTGGACGGCGGCGGCCACTGGGCGCAGTACAAGGGCAGCGGCTTCCCGGCGGTGGCGGTTCGCGATATGGCGGTGCAGGCGCGCGACTCGGCGCTGGCCCTGGCCACCCACGGCCGCGGCATCTGGATCCTGGACGACATCTCGCCCCTGCGCGCCCTCACCCCGGAATTGATGGCCAAGGAGGCGGTGCTGCTCACGGGCAGACCCGTGGTGCAGTACCTCAGCGCCAGCGGCGGCTGGCCGGAGGGCGACGAGACCTTCAGCGGCCCGGAGAGGCCGGGCAATGCCCTCATCACCTACTACCAGCGCAGCCGCCACATCTTCGGCGATCTGAAGATCCAGATCTACGACTCCGAGGGCAACCTGGTCGACACCCTCGCCGGCAGCAAGCACCGCGGCCTGAACCGCGCCGTCTGGTCCATGCTGCTGAAGGCGCCGGCGGTCCCGCCCGCGGCCACCGCCCTGTTCGCGGCGGCGCAGGGCCCGCGCGTCCCGCCCGGCACCTACACCGTGAAGTTGACCAAGGGCGACCAGGTGTATACCGCCCCCTTGCAGGTGGTGATGGACCCGCGCGCTCCCTACTCGCTGGAGGACCGCAAGGCGCAGTTCGCCCTGGCCATGAAGGTGTACAAGCTGCTCGGCCACATGACCTGGGCCACGGAAGCCATCACCGGGGTGCGGGACGCGGCCACGGCGCGCGCCGCCAAGCTGGGCGCCAAGGATCCCCTGCGCGCCCGCCTGGAGAAGCTCTCGCAGGAGAGCGACAAGCTGCGCTCCAAGATCGTGGCCACCAAGGAGGGCGGCGCCATCACCGGGGAAGAGCGCATCCGCGAGCACATCGGGCGGCTCTACGGCGACGTGACCGGCTACGAAGGCCGGCCCACCGATTACCAGGTCAAGTACGCCGACACGCTCGCGCACGACTTGGAAGACGTGATCCGCGACTTCCACGCCCTCACCGACAAGGATCTGGCCGGGCTCAACAAGGCGCTGGCCGGCAAGAAGCTCGAGCCTATCCAGGTCCTGAAGGAAGAGGATTGGGAGCAGCGGCACCCGGGCGGGGCCTCGAGTGCAGGGGCGGCCACGGCAACTGCCTTCCAGGAGACGGACTAGCGCCTTCCACCCGGCGTCCTACTTGGGCACCAGGGGCTTGAGCTGCTCGGCCAGCTTCACCGTGGCCTGATAGAGTTCCTTCAGGCCGGGGGTGGAGAAGTCGACGTCGCCGTTGGCGAGGTCGTTGCCCAGCTCCCGCGCCAGCAGGGTGGCGATGCGCATGCGCTCCGCCATGATCATGGAGATGACCTCGAAGGGCTTGCCCCCCGCCTTCTTCTCCTCCTCCGCCCACTTCTGCACCGCCCAGGTGGTGTGGCGGACGTGGTTCACGGCCTCGCGAAACTCAATGAGCACGCGCGCGTCGATCATCCCGGTGCGGATGGCCTGCTCCATCTGCTTGAGGTCGTCGGCGGTCTTCTGCAGTTGGGCGGTGAGTTGCGGGTCCTTGGAGATCTTGTCCACCATGGGGCACCTCGCGGCAGCGTGCGGGGAGGGGAAGCGATGGTACGCAGAAGGCCGGGGCGGGTCAAGCGCGGCCCCGGTCTGCTAGACTTCCCGCCATGATCACCGGCACCCACGTCCTGTTCTACAGCACCGACGCCGAGACCGACCGCGCCTTCTTCCGCGACGTCCTGGGATTGCCCGCGCTGGATGTCGGCGGCGGCTGGCTGATCTTCGCCCTGCCTCCCGCCGAGGCCGGCATCCACCCAGTGGAGAAGGGCGAGAGCCGCCCGCCGATGCACGGCGGCCGCTCTCTGTTGGGGGCCGTGGTCTACCTCATGTGCGACGATCTTGCCGCCGAGATGGAGCGGCTGCGCGCGAAGAAGGTCGAGTGCTCGGCGGTGGAGACCGCCGAGTGGGGGACCAAGACGACCCTCCGCCTGCCCAGCGGCGGGGAGATCGGCCTCTACCAGCCTCGCCATCCCACCGCCCTCGACCTCAAGCGATAGTAGGGCCGGAGTGGGGCAATCCCCCGCTCCCCATCCCGAAAGAGGTATCCTTACCCCTCCCTGAAGGCGGCCAGCAGGGCCGCCGGGATGTCGCCGATGCGGAAGTACGCGATCATCAATGCGCTGGTTCGCAAGAGCCGGTATCGCAGATACCTGGAGATCTGCACTCCCAAGACCGGGGGCACCTTCTCCCGGGTGGCGCGGGGTCCGTTGGAGGCCTGCCACCGGCTGATGTATTGCTGTCCCCCGGGCTTCGAGGACGACAGCGCGATCGATTTTCGCAGCCCGGATGAGCACATCGAGGGGCTCATCCCGCCGGGCACGCTCTACGACATCATCTTCATCGACCCGTGGCACACCTACGAGTGCTCCCAGCGCGACTTCCAACTGGGACTCGCGCTGCTGGCGCCCGGCGGCGCCCTGGTCCTCCACGATTGCTGTCCGGTGGAGCGGGAGATGGCCGGCCCGGAGGAACCGGTTCCCTGGCGGCTCTGGCAGGGAGTGACTTACTGCGCCTACCTCGACCTGGTGGGGTCGCTGCCGGACCTGACCTGGTACACGGTGGACACCGACTACGGCTGCGGCGTCATCCGCAAGCGCGCCGGGAAGAACGGGAACACCGGGTGTGGCGACTGCGAACTCTTCCAGCGGTGGAATCTCCTGCGCTCCCGGAACCAGTATGATGTCTTCGACTTCTACGAGCAGCACCGGAGGGAATTGCTGAACCTGATCTCGGTGGAGGAGTTCCTCGTCCGCGAAGGCATTCCCCGGCGCCTCCTGCTGCCCACGCCTGCCTACCTGCTGCAGCGCGCCGCCACCTGGCTGCACGCGACCTACGCCCGCTTCCGGCGCGCCGGACTCGCCCGCCTACGCCGGCGCCGCTGGAATCACTGGTTCTCGACCTGGAAGGAATCGAAGTAGCGCGCGGCCTTGTCCGGAAGCTCCTGCCCCGCCGACTTGGGGACGATGTACTGCACCACGTAGACCCTCTTGTCCACCAGGTAGAAGCGGGACACCACGAAGCCCTCGTTGCCGTGGGGGTCGGTGGCGATGAACCGGAGCTCGCGGCCGGGATAGCGGCCCAGGGTGATGGCGCGCTTGGAGATCAACCCACCCTTGGGGACCGCGGCCTCGGGCGCCTGGTCGAGGTCGAAGCCGGCCTCACCGAGGTCGAAGTAGCCGACCATGTAGAAGGCGCCGCCGGCGTCGCTGGCCATGGCCATGTGCTGCTGGAACTTGCTGCCATCGGCGCCCGGGGCCTCTTGCGATTGCAGCGTTGGCTGGACCGGGAACAGGATGCGATAGCGTCCCTCCGGCGAGGCATAGGTGATCCAGGGCGCGGGCTTGCATCCCAGCGCCAGGGTGAGCAGCAGCAACAGCGGCCCGCCTGGAAGGATCTTTCTCACAGGATCCCTCCTTCGGGGCCAGGCGCCCATGGCCGGGTTGGTCTCACTCCTCCACCGCGATCTCGACGCGCCGGTTCTGGGCGCGGTTCTCGTCGCTGGTGTTGGGGACCTTCGGATTGCTCTTCCCCAGGCCCTTGGCGGTCAGGCGCGATCCCGGGACCCCGTGCGCCCGCAGCCAGCTCACTACCGTCTGCGCGCGGCGCTGGGAGAGAGCCAGGTTGTAGGCGGCGGAGCCCACGTCGTCGGTATAGCCCTCGACCACGAAGCGGGCCTTGGGATGCTGATCGAGCACCGAGGCTTTGACCTCGGCCAGCACCTCGGCGGCGCCGGGCTTGAGCATGGACTGGTTGAAGTCGAAGAGGATGGCGCTGCCCAGGCTGACCTTCGTCTTCCCGCCCTTCACCTCCACCTGCGCCGGCGCGAAGGCCTGGGTGTTGAAGATCTGGTAGGGCTTGCCGGGGCGGGCGATCTCCAGTTGCAGCGCCACCTCGAAGCGCGGGCCCTGAAAGTACGGGACCCGGATCTTGTGCGTGCCCGCGGCCAGCTCGACCGTGGCCTCCCCGCTGTTGGGGGGATGGATGCCGTCCACGTCGATGACCTTCTTGCCGTCGATCCAGAGTTGAGAGCCGTCGTCGGAGGTCAGCCGGAACTTGTACTGCCCCCCGGTGGGCAGCAGGAGGGTACCGTGGTAGTCGATGGCAAACCACTCGAAGCGGTTGGTGACGCCGGGAAACCCGGAGTCGAAGGAGCGCGAGGGAACATTGAGCTCAGTGGTATAGATGGTCCCCACGCGCTTGAGCTTGGAGAAATCCGGGAGCCGGCTGGTGCCTTCGGGGAGGTAATAGATGTCGCCCTGGAGGGCGAAAGCGATGCGCTGCTTGCCGCCGAAGACCGGCGGCCCGACCTGTTCCTTTTGAGCCGCCTGGGCGGGCGCCTGGATGGCACAGACCAGGAGCAGCGCCGCCACCAGCGCGAGCCTGCAGAAATCCGACCTCATCCCACCACCCCTCGTTGCGGCAGCGGATTATACCCCAGAGCGCGAGGCCCTCCTGCGCACTTCGGCGGCTGCTACTGCACTTGGGCGCGCGCGCCCGACACCTGCATGGGGCTGATCTCGAAGCGATTCAGTCCGGCCTTCACGGAGGGGTCGCCATCGCCAAAGCGCCGGGCTTCCTCTTCGCTCTCCACTTCCAGCACGGCGAGCCCGAAGGCTCCGCTCGCGGCCATCACCGGGCCGTACAGAAGGATCCGGCCGGCGGCGAAGTTCTGCTGAAAGTAGCGGCTGTGCTCCTCCATCAGGTGCCGCTCGGCATCGGTCATGTCGTGGGGAAAGGCGGGGCGCGGCGGAATCAAGCGGAAGAAGTAATGCTGCTTGGCCATGGCGGGGGATTCTAGCCGAAGCGCGCGCGCCGGCACAGCCAAGATTCCTGGCTCGCCGGACCGGGAGAGTGTTATGCTCCGGCCTACAGCCTCCGCAAATGCCCACAAGCCAGGGATCCATTCGCCTTTTTCGCCTTGCCGGCATCGACGTCTTCCTCCACTTCTCGTGGTTCCTGGTCGCGATCTACGAGATCAACGCCCGCGCCGGCGGGTATTCCTCCGCGCTCTGGAACGTGGTGGAGTATCTGGCGCTCTTCCTGATCGTGCTGCTGCACGAGTTTGGGCACGCGCTGGCCTGCCGGCAGGTGGGCGGCGTGGCCAACCGCATCGTGCTCTGGCCGCTGGGCGGCGTGGCCTACGTGAATCCGCCGCCCCGGCCCGGAGCCACCCTGTGGAGCATCGCCGCGGGACCGCTGGTGAACGTGGCCCTGGTGCCTGTGCTGCTCGGCCTGAGTGTCCTAGGCAGGTCGCTCGGCTGGGCCCAGGCCTGGCCCGATCTCGGCAAACTGCTGCAGACCGTGTTCAACATCAACCTGGGCCTGCTGATCTTCAACCTGCTGCCCATCTTCCCGCTGGATGGCGGGCAGATCCTGCGCTCGCTGCTTTGGTTCGTGCTGGGACGGGCGCGCAGCCTGATGGTGGCCACCATCTTCGGCTTCGTGGGCCTGATCGGGTACTTCCTGCTGGCGCTGTTGGCGGGCTCAGTCTGGCTGGGCATCCTGGGCGTCTTCCTGCTGCTGAACTGCTGGGGAGGATTGCGCAGCGCGCAGGCCTTGGCCCGCCTCGCCAAGGCGCCGCGGCGCGAGGGTTTCGCCTGCCCGAGTTGCAAGGCGGGACCTCCCATGGGCGAGAACTGGCGCTGCAGCACCTGCAAGCAGACCTTCGACGCCTTCCAGACCCAGGCTGTCTGCCCGCACTGCGCGGCCCAGTTCCCGGTGACCCAGTGCTTTGAATGTGGGAATTCGTCTCCCTTCGGCCAGTGGGTGGCCTCCAGCGCGGTGCCCGTGCACCCCTGAGCCCGGTTGACACTCCTGGGGACCGAACCTAGACTGAGAGGTCGTTTTCGCGGGGGTTTGCGAGGCTAGGGTATGAGCAGCTGGCTGCAGAACAAGTTCGAGAAGAACTTCCTCATCACCAGCGTGGACTACGTGTTCAACTGGGCGCGCAAGTCCGCCCTCTGGCCCATGACCTTCGGGCTGGCCTGCTGCGCCATCGAGATGATCGCCTCCTCCACCGCGCGCTTCGACATCGCGCGCTTCGGCGCCGAGGTCTTCCGTCCCAGCCCCCGGCAGAGCGACCTGATGATCGTGGCCGGCACCGTCACCTTGAAGATGTCGCCGGTGCTCAAGCGCATCTACGACCAGATGCCCGAGCCCAAGTGGGTGATCTCCATGGGCGCCTGCTCCTCGGTGGGCGGGCCTTTCAATACCTACGCCGTGCTGCAGGGGGTGGACAAGATCGTGCCCGTGGACGTGTACGTCACCGGCTGTCCCCCGCGCCCCGAGAACCTCTTCTACGCGCTGCTGCGCCTGCAGGACAAGATCGACACCATGACCTTGGCCAAGCGCCCCACCGAGGTCCGCCTGGACGAGAACATGCTGGAGAAGTTCAAGCAGCAGGTCATGGTGGCGCAGACGCTGCAGCCCAAGTGACGGCGCTTGACGGGCGTCGGAGCCCGCCGCCGTCATGCTGAGCGAAGCGAAGGATCTGCCGTTTCATCCCTCCCCAAGAGGAAATGTCCATGGCGCAATTCGTAAGGATCGGCACCGTGGCCGACTTGCCCGCAGAAGGGCAGGCCAAGGAGTTCACCGTGGACGGCAAGGTGCTCTGCGTGGCCCGGGTGGAGGGCGCGCTCTCGGCCATGGACAACGTCTGTCCCCACCGCGGCGGGCCCCTGGGCCAGGGCGTGGTGCTGGACGGCAAGCTGGTCTGTCCCTGGCACGGCTGGCAGTACGATCCCAGGACGGGCGAGGCCGGCCACAACCCCGGCGTCAAGGTCGCCGTCTATCCCCTCAAGATCGAAGGGGAAGACGTGCTGGTGGAGATCTAGCCGTCAGCCATCAGCCGTCAGCGATCAGGAGTCGTCGGCCGAGGATCCAGTCGATGGTCGTTGGCCGTTTGTCGTTGGCAAGGAACCTAGCTACTAGCTACCAGCTGCTAGCTGCTTGACTCTGAGATGAGTCCCGTTACCCATTTTCTCGCGAGCTGGATGGTGGCCAACGCCGCCAAGCTCGACCGCCGCGAGCGCGCCGCCGTGACCATCGCCGGCATCGTTCCCGACCTGGACGGCATCGGCGCCGTCGCCCAGGTCCTCACCCTGCACAGCGACCATCCCCTGATGTGGTTCTCGCGCTACCACCACATGCTGCACAACCTGGCCTTCGCGGTGGCCGTGTCGGCGGTGTGTTTTGCGGTGGCGCGGCAGCGCTGGAAGACGGCCCTGCTGGCCTTCCTGGCCTTCCACCTGCACCTGTTCTGCGACCTGATCGGGGCGCGCGGCCCCGACGGCTACGACTGGCCCATCCCCTACCTGCTGCCCTTCTCCCGCGCCTGGGACCTGAGCTGGAGGGGGCAGTGGGGGCTGAACGCCTGGCCCAACTTCGCGATCACGGGAGTGCTGCTGGTGGCCACCTTCGTCCTGGCCTGGCGGAAGGGCTATTCCCCTTTGGAGATGGTCTCGCCGCGCGCCGACCGCGCCTTGGTCGCGGCCCTGCGGCGGCGCTTCCCGCGCTCGGCCGCCTATCCCTCCTAGGTCGGCCTGCTCACCGCCGGCGGTAGAATGGTCTTACAATAGAGGCCTCTTCCCGCGGGTAGACCGCCTTCGATCGCCATGGTCTTTGGACGCACTCTCGACCGGCTCTCTCAGCCGGCGGTGGCTGCGCTGGCGCTGCTGCTGCTGGCGGCGCTGGGCTGGCTCGACTACCTCACCCGCCCTGAGGTGGCCTTCGCCTTCTTCTACCTGCTTCCCATCACCCTGATGGCGTGGTACGTGGGGCGGCGCGCCGGTCTGGGCTTCAGCGTCCTGGCGGCGCTGATTTCCGTGGCCGCCAACTTCGGCGCGCGCGTCCAGTTCGTCCAGCCTTTCTTCTTCTATTGGAATGCGGTGATCACTCTGGGGCTGTTCGTGGTGGTCACCCTGGTGGTGGCGGAGCTGCGGCGTGCCCAGGAGAGGCTGCGCGAGCTGGCGGAGACCGACTCCCTTACCGGCGTGCCCACGCGCCGCGCCTTCTGCGGCCTGGCCGAGCTGGAGAAGAACCGCGCCCGCCGCTACCTGCATCCCCTTACCCTGGTGAACATCGACCTCGACGACTTCCAGCGGGTGAACGCCGAGTTCGGGCACCTGATCGGCGACGCGGTGCTGCGCCTGGTGGCGCAGGTGCTGCGCAACAGCATCCGCCAGACCGATACGGTGGCGCGCGTGGCCGGCGACGAGTTCGCCCTGCTGCTCCCCGAGACCGCTCCCGATGCCGCGCAGGTGGTGGTGGGCAAGATCCGCGAGGCCCTGCTGGAGACCATGCAGACCGCCGGCTGGCCCCTGACCTTCAGTATCGGCGTGGTCACCTTCGTCAGCGCCCCCGACTCGCTGGAGACCATGATGGCGCAGGCCGGCGAGGCCCTGGATGCGGTCAAGATCGCCGGCAAGAACGGCATCGAGCAGAGAGTGTCGTAGGAAGATGCTTCCAGCGTTGCGTCCCAGGCTTTAAGCTGTCTGGTTCAGCACCTTAGCGGCCCACCACCGGCTACCGACCTTAAGGAGGAAGTGTGAAACGCAGGCTCCGTCCCGTCCTCTTCTTGCTGATGCTCGCCGCGGCGGCTGCCGCGGACGTCAAGATCACCACCCGCAGCACCGTCATGGGCCGCAGCAGCCAGAGCACCGTGTACATCAAGGGAGCGCGGCAGCGCAGCGAGGATGCCGGCGGTAACGTCTCCATCCTGCAGTGCGACAAGCGCCGCATGATCGTGGTGGACACCCGCCGCAACACCTGCACGGTCCTGCCCCTGGGCGCGAATGGGATGCCGGCGGGCTCGGCGATGGAGGCGGCGGTGGCGGCCCGGGCCGTCCAGGGGGCGCCGCGCAAGGGCGGCACCGTCACCGTCACCACCACCAGCCATGACACCGGCGAGCGCCAGAAGATGTTCGGCTTCGAGGCCCGCCACCTCACCACCAAGACCGTCATCCAGTCCAGCCCCGACGCCTGCTATCCCATGAACATGAGCACGGAAGGCGACGGCTGGTACGCCGACCTGTCGGTAGGGCTGAACTGTTCTGCCGGCATGGGCATGGGAGCGATGGCGGCCGCCCGCCCCGAGTGCGTGGACCACTACCGCTACGCCGGCGAGGGCATGGGCCGCCTGGGCTTTCCCTTGAAGCAGACCACGACCATGGAGGTGATGGGGCATCCCATGACCAGCACCAGCGAGGTCACCGACCTCTCCACCGCCACCCTGCCCGACTCGCTCTTCGAAGAGCCCGCGGGCTGCCGCGAGGTCACCTTGGGCGAGGCCACGGCGGAGGCGGCGCCGCCGGCCCCCGCTCCCGAGGCTGCGCCCGCGGCCCCGGCTCCGGCGCCCGCGCCGACCGCGCCTCCCGCACCCTCCATCCCGGCCAAGGCGGCGGGCGTGGTGCGTGTGGGCGTGGTGGGATTGAAAGATCTGACCAACCAGTCTCTGCCCACCGACAACCTGCGCGTGCTGCTGATCGGCGAGATCCGCAACCGCCAGGTGGACGCGGTGCCGCTCGACTCCACCGAGCGCCAGGCCCTCGAGGAGGAAGCCCGCAGCAAGGACTGCGACTACATCCTGTTCACCGACCTGGGACAGATGGACCAGGGGCCGGAGGCCAAGCTGCCGGCGCAACTCCATACCATTCCCATCACCGGCGAAGGCGATTACCTGGGACGGGTGGACTGGCAACTGTTCCGCACCGGCAAGACTGTGCCGCAGTGGAAGACCTCGGAGGCGGCGCGGAACAGCGGCCTGGGAGTCAACGCGGTGGGCGATTCCGTGGTCAAGGAGGCCGGGGCCGTGGTGGAGGAGATCCAGCACCCGCACAAGGCGGCGCCGGCCCCCGCGCCCGCGCCGCGGCGCAAAGGAAAGTAAAGTGGAGACGGTGGCGCGGGCCTCAGCCCAGCAGTGTGAGAAAACTCCTGGGTGAGTTCTGGTAGCCTTCGCCTGGGGGAAAGACTGCATCCAGGTCTTTGTTTCCCAGGTGCTGGTACACCGCCTCGCCCAGCACGCGGCGGAAGTCGGTGGTCAGGGCCAGGTCGCGGCCCTCGTAGAGCTGCTCGGGAGCGAGGCCGGGCCAGCGCCCGTAGACCTTGCCGCCCTTCACCGGCCCGCCCATCACGAACATGACGTTGGCATGGCCGTGGTCGGTACCGCGGTTGCCGTTCTCGCGCGCGGTGCGACCGAACTCCGACATGGTGACGACCACTGTGTCCTGGGCCAGGTCGCCCAGGTCGGTCCAGAAGGCGGTCAGTGAGCCGGAGAAGTCGCGCAGCAGGTTGGCGAGCTGCCCCTGGGTGTTGCCCTCGTTGACGTGGTGGTCCCAGCCGCCGATGTCGGTGAAGGCCACTTCCACGCCCAGGTCGGCCTTGATGAGCTGCGCGGTCTGCCGCAGGGCGTCGCCGAAGCGGCCGCGGGGATAGTCGGCGCCGGGCGCGGGCGTGTAGCGCTGCGGGTCGGCGGCCTTCAGCATCTTGACCGCGTCGAAGGTCTCCTGCCCGGTGCCGTGCAGCACCGCGTCCACCGAAGAGTCGTACATGGCCTCGAAGGTGTTGGCCAGGGGCTGGACCGCGGGATTGCGTCCGCCCACCCCGAAGTCGTTCACGTTGCTCAGGGCCACCGCCGGCTCCGCGCCGGAGAGGATGCGGGGCAGGTTGGCGGTCAGGGCCACCGCGCGGAAGGGGCTGGGCTTGTCGTCCTGGAGCGCGTGCACGCAGCGGTTGAGCCAGCCATCCTCGGTGGACTTCACGCCCGGAGTGCCCGACTCCATGTAGTCCTGGGCGTCGAAGTGGGAGCGGGTGGTGTCAGGGGAGCCGGCGGCGTGCACGATGGCCAGGTGCTTCTGCTGGAACAGCGGCACCAGCGGCGCCATGGAAGGATGCAGCCCGAAAAGGCCGTCCAGGTCGAGCACCGCCTGGCGCGGGATGGCGATGCTGGGCCGCATGGAGTAGTAGGCACCCTCGCCGTGCGGCACCACGATGTTCAGGCCGTCGGCCGCGCCCCGCTGGAAGACCACCACCAGGCGCTTCTTGCGCGCTCCCGCCGTGGTTTCGGCGGCGTACACCGCGCGCGTCAGGAAGCTGGGGATCGCGGCGGAGCCCACGATGGCCATGGCCCCGCCCTTCAGGAATACTCGCCGCGTGAATGACATAACAAACTCCAGTCGTCGGTCGTCGGACTTCGGTCGTCGGGCAGAACCGGTCGTTGGTCGTTCGTCGTTGGTCGATAGCCTTTCGCCTTCAAGCGATCTTCCTTAGCTACTTGCTACCTTCTTTGAAACTCCGGCGACCCCAGCAGCAGCCCCGCGATCACTCCCAGATTGGGCGCGCGCTGGGGATCGTCGAGCCGGCGCTGCGTGACCTGCGGGTCCGCCAGCCGCCTCTCGATGGTGTCGTGGGTGTTCTTGGAGACGTTGCCTCCCAGCAGCGCCTGCTCCAGCAGGGCCAGGCCCTGTCCGGCGTCGGCGGGAGGCGGCCCGCCCAGCATCTGGCTGACGTCCACCTGCGCCCCCCGCAGCCTCCCCGAGCCCAGCGCCAGCGCGAAGTTCATGCGCGTGAGCAGGGCATTGGAGTTGACCCAGGCGTCCGCTTTCCAGGAGTAACCGTTGGGGGTCTGCATCCCGTAGAGAGGCATGCCCATGCGGTTGAGGGTGCCCACCAGGGGCTGAGCGTCGGTGACATCGGCGCCGGAGGCG includes:
- a CDS encoding glycosyl hydrolase; the encoded protein is SNVLFLGTEFGLWISVDGGGHWAQYKGSGFPAVAVRDMAVQARDSALALATHGRGIWILDDISPLRALTPELMAKEAVLLTGRPVVQYLSASGGWPEGDETFSGPERPGNALITYYQRSRHIFGDLKIQIYDSEGNLVDTLAGSKHRGLNRAVWSMLLKAPAVPPAATALFAAAQGPRVPPGTYTVKLTKGDQVYTAPLQVVMDPRAPYSLEDRKAQFALAMKVYKLLGHMTWATEAITGVRDAATARAAKLGAKDPLRARLEKLSQESDKLRSKIVATKEGGAITGEERIREHIGRLYGDVTGYEGRPTDYQVKYADTLAHDLEDVIRDFHALTDKDLAGLNKALAGKKLEPIQVLKEEDWEQRHPGGASSAGAATATAFQETD
- a CDS encoding VOC family protein, translating into MITGTHVLFYSTDAETDRAFFRDVLGLPALDVGGGWLIFALPPAEAGIHPVEKGESRPPMHGGRSLLGAVVYLMCDDLAAEMERLRAKKVECSAVETAEWGTKTTLRLPSGGEIGLYQPRHPTALDLKR
- a CDS encoding class I SAM-dependent methyltransferase, whose amino-acid sequence is MRKYAIINALVRKSRYRRYLEICTPKTGGTFSRVARGPLEACHRLMYCCPPGFEDDSAIDFRSPDEHIEGLIPPGTLYDIIFIDPWHTYECSQRDFQLGLALLAPGGALVLHDCCPVEREMAGPEEPVPWRLWQGVTYCAYLDLVGSLPDLTWYTVDTDYGCGVIRKRAGKNGNTGCGDCELFQRWNLLRSRNQYDVFDFYEQHRRELLNLISVEEFLVREGIPRRLLLPTPAYLLQRAATWLHATYARFRRAGLARLRRRRWNHWFSTWKESK
- a CDS encoding OmpA family protein yields the protein MAALLLVCAIQAPAQAAQKEQVGPPVFGGKQRIAFALQGDIYYLPEGTSRLPDFSKLKRVGTIYTTELNVPSRSFDSGFPGVTNRFEWFAIDYHGTLLLPTGGQYKFRLTSDDGSQLWIDGKKVIDVDGIHPPNSGEATVELAAGTHKIRVPYFQGPRFEVALQLEIARPGKPYQIFNTQAFAPAQVEVKGGKTKVSLGSAILFDFNQSMLKPGAAEVLAEVKASVLDQHPKARFVVEGYTDDVGSAAYNLALSQRRAQTVVSWLRAHGVPGSRLTAKGLGKSNPKVPNTSDENRAQNRRVEIAVEE
- a CDS encoding YciI family protein translates to MAKQHYFFRLIPPRPAFPHDMTDAERHLMEEHSRYFQQNFAAGRILLYGPVMAASGAFGLAVLEVESEEEARRFGDGDPSVKAGLNRFEISPMQVSGARAQVQ
- a CDS encoding site-2 protease family protein, yielding MPTSQGSIRLFRLAGIDVFLHFSWFLVAIYEINARAGGYSSALWNVVEYLALFLIVLLHEFGHALACRQVGGVANRIVLWPLGGVAYVNPPPRPGATLWSIAAGPLVNVALVPVLLGLSVLGRSLGWAQAWPDLGKLLQTVFNINLGLLIFNLLPIFPLDGGQILRSLLWFVLGRARSLMVATIFGFVGLIGYFLLALLAGSVWLGILGVFLLLNCWGGLRSAQALARLAKAPRREGFACPSCKAGPPMGENWRCSTCKQTFDAFQTQAVCPHCAAQFPVTQCFECGNSSPFGQWVASSAVPVHP
- a CDS encoding NADH-quinone oxidoreductase subunit B family protein, with product MSSWLQNKFEKNFLITSVDYVFNWARKSALWPMTFGLACCAIEMIASSTARFDIARFGAEVFRPSPRQSDLMIVAGTVTLKMSPVLKRIYDQMPEPKWVISMGACSSVGGPFNTYAVLQGVDKIVPVDVYVTGCPPRPENLFYALLRLQDKIDTMTLAKRPTEVRLDENMLEKFKQQVMVAQTLQPK
- a CDS encoding Rieske (2Fe-2S) protein; translated protein: MAQFVRIGTVADLPAEGQAKEFTVDGKVLCVARVEGALSAMDNVCPHRGGPLGQGVVLDGKLVCPWHGWQYDPRTGEAGHNPGVKVAVYPLKIEGEDVLVEI
- a CDS encoding metal-dependent hydrolase; the protein is MSPVTHFLASWMVANAAKLDRRERAAVTIAGIVPDLDGIGAVAQVLTLHSDHPLMWFSRYHHMLHNLAFAVAVSAVCFAVARQRWKTALLAFLAFHLHLFCDLIGARGPDGYDWPIPYLLPFSRAWDLSWRGQWGLNAWPNFAITGVLLVATFVLAWRKGYSPLEMVSPRADRALVAALRRRFPRSAAYPS
- a CDS encoding diguanylate cyclase translates to MVFGRTLDRLSQPAVAALALLLLAALGWLDYLTRPEVAFAFFYLLPITLMAWYVGRRAGLGFSVLAALISVAANFGARVQFVQPFFFYWNAVITLGLFVVVTLVVAELRRAQERLRELAETDSLTGVPTRRAFCGLAELEKNRARRYLHPLTLVNIDLDDFQRVNAEFGHLIGDAVLRLVAQVLRNSIRQTDTVARVAGDEFALLLPETAPDAAQVVVGKIREALLETMQTAGWPLTFSIGVVTFVSAPDSLETMMAQAGEALDAVKIAGKNGIEQRVS
- a CDS encoding DUF1501 domain-containing protein, whose translation is MSFTRRVFLKGGAMAIVGSAAIPSFLTRAVYAAETTAGARKKRLVVVFQRGAADGLNIVVPHGEGAYYSMRPSIAIPRQAVLDLDGLFGLHPSMAPLVPLFQQKHLAIVHAAGSPDTTRSHFDAQDYMESGTPGVKSTEDGWLNRCVHALQDDKPSPFRAVALTANLPRILSGAEPAVALSNVNDFGVGGRNPAVQPLANTFEAMYDSSVDAVLHGTGQETFDAVKMLKAADPQRYTPAPGADYPRGRFGDALRQTAQLIKADLGVEVAFTDIGGWDHHVNEGNTQGQLANLLRDFSGSLTAFWTDLGDLAQDTVVVTMSEFGRTARENGNRGTDHGHANVMFVMGGPVKGGKVYGRWPGLAPEQLYEGRDLALTTDFRRVLGEAVYQHLGNKDLDAVFPPGEGYQNSPRSFLTLLG